The Coraliomargarita parva genome contains a region encoding:
- a CDS encoding polysaccharide deacetylase family protein: MKALVSIHDLMPETMDRVEQLLKWLNARGVPPVTLLVVPGKPWSSRQLARLRELSAGGHPLAAHGWQHQTRPRRMYHRLHAALLSRNVAEHLDLDSRGILDLLLRAQQWFPDNGLPEPDFYVPPAWALGPIQKADLAAVPFRIIETTTGIRFPSGSQKQRTLRLPLTGYEADTAVREKFLRVWNRRQMKRAQRSGRPLRISIHPDDLQLRVADQLQSQIEAVDSFIDYAALQPPQA, from the coding sequence ATGAAAGCCCTGGTCAGCATCCACGACCTCATGCCGGAAACCATGGACCGGGTGGAGCAACTCCTGAAATGGCTCAACGCGCGTGGTGTCCCGCCAGTCACCCTGCTCGTGGTTCCAGGCAAACCTTGGTCCTCCCGACAGCTGGCCCGCCTGCGCGAACTCTCTGCCGGGGGGCATCCGTTGGCAGCCCATGGCTGGCAACACCAGACCCGCCCCCGAAGGATGTACCACCGCTTGCATGCCGCACTCCTCTCACGCAATGTCGCCGAACATCTCGACTTGGACTCCCGCGGAATCCTCGACCTGTTGCTTCGCGCACAGCAGTGGTTCCCGGACAACGGCCTGCCCGAACCGGATTTCTACGTGCCACCGGCCTGGGCACTCGGCCCCATCCAAAAAGCCGACCTGGCCGCCGTACCCTTTCGTATCATTGAAACCACTACAGGCATCCGCTTTCCATCCGGCTCACAGAAACAGCGAACCCTGCGTCTACCCTTGACCGGATATGAAGCGGATACCGCGGTACGGGAAAAATTCCTGCGCGTCTGGAACCGCCGACAAATGAAAAGGGCACAACGAAGCGGCCGCCCCCTGCGCATCTCCATCCACCCGGACGACCTGCAGTTACGCGTAGCCGACCAACTCCAATCCCAGATCGAAGCGGTCGACAGTTTCATCGACTATGCGGCACTGCAACCGCCTCAAGCCTAG
- a CDS encoding glycosyltransferase, protein MDTPPGTTEALHMEANSDTNDRLPAAHVRVAFFSDSLPERNGTGAYYHDLASQLTPQVEALEVFQPLQEVRYPRLSLPMPGDPMQRLIAPNVFRIARGYKALKPKVVIAVTPGPFGLLGLYHARRSGARFITAFHTDFEHLARIYWSKYSRWFVNGYLRNANKFLCHRSATVLINNSNLRPDVEKLGAPSVEVMGTPLQRSFLARPIKPPPAKIHRICFAGRLAPEKNIDRIVQAARELPQVEFIIGGDGPLRRELEDSAKGLHNLRFSGWMNREELIDMIDSSSLLLLPSKVETFGSVALEAMARGRPAVVSSNAGIHDWPGLREGLIAYDQSTSLTDTLRPLLDLPSEHWQQKAFAARCAAEQLNRNTIGQWAEVLAKYASPPEAGHTRYPQ, encoded by the coding sequence ATGGATACACCCCCGGGAACCACCGAAGCGCTCCACATGGAAGCGAATTCGGATACGAATGACCGCTTGCCGGCGGCTCATGTCCGGGTCGCGTTTTTCTCGGACTCCCTGCCCGAGCGCAACGGCACCGGTGCGTACTACCACGACCTGGCCAGCCAACTCACGCCCCAGGTTGAGGCACTTGAAGTCTTTCAACCTTTACAGGAGGTACGCTATCCACGGCTGTCCTTACCGATGCCGGGCGACCCCATGCAGCGCTTGATCGCCCCCAATGTCTTCCGGATCGCCCGCGGCTATAAGGCACTCAAGCCGAAGGTCGTCATCGCCGTCACCCCCGGCCCTTTCGGCCTGCTCGGTCTCTACCATGCCCGACGCAGCGGAGCCCGTTTCATCACCGCCTTCCACACCGACTTCGAGCACCTCGCCCGGATTTACTGGAGCAAATATTCACGGTGGTTCGTGAACGGCTACCTGCGCAACGCCAACAAGTTCCTCTGCCACCGCAGTGCCACCGTACTGATCAACAATTCGAACCTGCGTCCGGATGTGGAGAAGCTCGGGGCACCCTCCGTCGAGGTCATGGGCACACCCCTGCAACGCAGCTTTCTCGCACGCCCCATCAAGCCGCCCCCCGCAAAGATACACCGTATCTGTTTCGCCGGACGCCTCGCGCCGGAGAAAAACATCGACCGGATCGTGCAAGCCGCGCGGGAATTGCCCCAAGTGGAATTCATTATCGGGGGCGACGGACCGCTCCGCCGGGAACTGGAGGACTCCGCCAAGGGGCTGCATAACCTGCGTTTCAGCGGCTGGATGAACCGCGAGGAACTGATCGATATGATCGACAGCTCCAGCCTGCTCCTGCTCCCGTCCAAGGTCGAAACCTTCGGCTCCGTCGCACTCGAAGCCATGGCCCGCGGACGCCCCGCCGTGGTCTCCTCCAACGCCGGCATCCACGACTGGCCCGGCCTGCGGGAGGGCCTCATCGCATACGACCAAAGCACGTCTTTGACCGATACACTCCGCCCCCTACTGGACCTGCCTTCCGAACACTGGCAACAGAAAGCCTTTGCCGCCCGTTGCGCCGCCGAGCAACTCAATCGAAACACCATCGGGCAATGGGCGGAGGTTCTGGCAAAGTACGCCAGCCCGCCGGAGGCGGGACACACTCGATATCCGCAATGA
- a CDS encoding sulfotransferase: MWRIFCRSLGLHLTWFVQSLIPGRHKGAPLGLRRLVFLLLLFPLLVAVQLVHWCCFLLDEVFFPGYRRTPVKSPVFVTGIPRSGTTFVHRTLAAHPEFTSFSTWEAVLAPTILQRKIIRGLAACDRRIGSPARKLVDVMILACSGDFNAIHEVALDAPEEDYLALLPAGSCFILLLAFPFSPWLKQTGMLDTMPPEPRAALCRFYKRLLQKHLYCAGPEKRLLSKNAAFGSWCGSLLACFPDAKFLLSVREPRSALSSQLSSLESARRLFATDPDGSQTAALFTEIFSHNYKALAEFFQTHPEHAGIVEQAELRRAPGECLEAALRQVEVPVEGSLLTALRTLTPGAPSQHRHTPDDYPLDVEAIEVCIKPSYDLILKARDRSISAKSS, from the coding sequence ATGTGGCGAATCTTCTGCAGAAGCCTGGGGCTGCATCTGACATGGTTCGTCCAGTCCCTCATCCCCGGACGGCACAAGGGCGCCCCCCTCGGATTGCGCAGACTGGTCTTCCTGTTACTCCTGTTCCCGCTCCTCGTCGCAGTCCAGCTGGTCCACTGGTGCTGCTTCCTGCTGGATGAGGTCTTCTTTCCCGGCTATCGCCGCACCCCGGTGAAATCGCCGGTCTTCGTAACAGGCATTCCCCGCAGCGGCACGACATTTGTCCACCGCACCTTGGCGGCCCATCCGGAGTTCACAAGTTTCAGCACATGGGAAGCGGTGCTGGCCCCCACGATCCTGCAGCGCAAAATCATCCGGGGACTGGCCGCGTGCGACCGGCGCATCGGTAGTCCGGCCCGGAAACTGGTCGATGTGATGATCCTTGCCTGCAGTGGTGATTTCAATGCCATCCACGAGGTCGCACTGGACGCGCCCGAGGAAGACTACCTTGCGCTCCTCCCCGCCGGCAGTTGCTTCATCCTGCTGCTCGCATTCCCCTTTTCCCCCTGGCTGAAACAAACCGGCATGCTGGACACGATGCCGCCCGAGCCACGCGCAGCACTCTGCCGATTCTACAAGCGGCTGCTGCAAAAGCACCTGTACTGCGCGGGGCCCGAAAAGCGCCTCTTGTCAAAGAACGCCGCTTTCGGCAGCTGGTGCGGCAGCCTGCTGGCATGCTTTCCGGATGCAAAGTTCCTGCTCTCCGTGCGCGAGCCCCGATCCGCCCTCAGTTCACAGCTCAGCTCGCTGGAAAGCGCGCGCCGCCTTTTCGCTACCGATCCGGACGGCAGCCAAACCGCGGCGCTTTTCACTGAAATTTTCAGCCATAACTACAAGGCACTGGCCGAGTTCTTCCAGACCCATCCGGAGCATGCCGGCATCGTGGAACAAGCGGAGCTTCGTCGCGCACCGGGCGAATGCCTCGAAGCGGCACTCCGGCAAGTGGAAGTCCCAGTCGAAGGATCCCTGCTTACTGCCCTGCGCACACTGACTCCCGGAGCCCCCAGCCAGCACCGGCACACCCCCGACGATTACCCGCTCGATGTAGAGGCAATCGAGGTTTGCATAAAGCCGAGCTATGACCTGATTCTTAAAGCCCGAGACCGCTCAATCTCCGCGAAATCAAGCTAA
- a CDS encoding GtrA family protein: protein MLKLFGKLHRSESDKATFLRFALVGLTISVIDAGLLYLSLGLGVNAYIGRIFSLAAAIGAGYVLNRYFTFHHVEVNRALWQSVLRHYSVQSTGGALNIGIYALVLLIGQQMGAEVSMATTLPLLAVWIGGMAGMCFNFFFSKKLVFDA, encoded by the coding sequence ATGCTCAAACTATTCGGCAAGCTCCACCGCTCGGAAAGCGACAAGGCAACCTTTCTCCGGTTTGCACTCGTGGGGCTGACGATCTCGGTGATTGACGCCGGCCTGCTCTACCTCTCTCTCGGCCTCGGCGTGAATGCGTACATCGGCCGGATCTTCTCACTCGCAGCGGCGATCGGTGCCGGCTACGTACTGAACCGGTATTTCACTTTTCATCATGTCGAAGTGAACCGCGCACTCTGGCAGTCGGTACTGCGGCACTACAGTGTGCAGTCGACCGGTGGCGCTTTGAACATCGGGATCTACGCGCTGGTCCTGCTCATCGGACAGCAGATGGGAGCCGAAGTCTCGATGGCCACCACCCTCCCGCTTCTGGCCGTCTGGATCGGCGGCATGGCCGGCATGTGCTTCAATTTTTTCTTTTCCAAGAAACTGGTCTTTGACGCCTGA
- a CDS encoding DUF3817 domain-containing protein, whose translation MFKFDSTLHRLRAVGILEAISFLLLLGIAMPMKYVWGHPEAVRAVGMAHGLLWIAYVGLAGLGQLDYKWSVKTTAWLVVASLLPLGPLVADAKILRGFEAPSRS comes from the coding sequence ATGTTCAAATTCGACAGCACACTCCACCGGCTTCGCGCCGTAGGCATATTGGAAGCCATTTCCTTTCTTCTCCTGCTCGGCATCGCGATGCCCATGAAATACGTCTGGGGCCACCCGGAAGCGGTTCGCGCGGTCGGCATGGCGCACGGCCTTCTATGGATCGCCTATGTAGGGCTCGCGGGGCTCGGACAGCTGGACTACAAGTGGTCGGTCAAAACGACGGCATGGCTGGTCGTTGCAAGCCTGCTGCCCCTGGGCCCGCTGGTGGCCGATGCGAAAATCCTGCGCGGATTCGAAGCCCCCAGCCGTTCCTAG
- a CDS encoding 23S rRNA (adenine(2030)-N(6))-methyltransferase RlmJ: protein MLSYRHSFHAGNFADVLKHLILAECLEYLKRKDKPFAYYDTHAGPGRYVLDSGFAQKNKEYETGIGCLWEREDLPECLRRYRELVRAFNPDSTLRHYPGSPAIAQAVLRPADRLRLCELHPADHALLAEEFGCDRRVGVEKADGFERVLKQLPPSERRGLILIDPPYELKEDYQRVLSFLETAHRKFAQGLYLLWYPVVERARIEQLQQSLAQSGIRNIQCYELGIRPDTEGRGMTSSGMIVINPPWTLMETMAPALPYLSELLGSNGDGTCYSRQLVPE, encoded by the coding sequence ATGTTGAGCTACCGCCACAGCTTTCATGCCGGCAACTTTGCCGATGTGCTCAAGCACCTGATTCTGGCGGAATGTCTCGAATACCTGAAACGGAAGGACAAGCCCTTCGCCTACTACGACACACATGCGGGACCCGGCCGCTATGTCCTGGACTCCGGGTTCGCCCAGAAGAACAAGGAATATGAAACCGGAATCGGCTGCCTGTGGGAGCGTGAAGACCTGCCGGAATGCCTGCGGCGTTACCGTGAGCTCGTACGCGCCTTCAATCCGGACAGCACGCTCAGGCACTATCCGGGCTCGCCCGCCATCGCGCAGGCAGTGCTCCGTCCGGCCGACCGACTCCGGCTCTGTGAGCTGCACCCCGCCGACCATGCTCTCTTAGCCGAGGAATTCGGGTGCGACCGCCGGGTCGGCGTCGAGAAAGCCGATGGCTTCGAACGCGTGCTCAAACAGCTGCCTCCGTCGGAACGTCGCGGCCTGATCCTGATCGACCCGCCTTATGAACTGAAGGAAGACTACCAGCGCGTGCTGAGCTTCCTCGAAACGGCACACCGGAAATTCGCCCAGGGCCTCTACCTGCTATGGTACCCCGTGGTGGAGCGAGCCCGGATCGAGCAGCTGCAGCAGTCACTGGCACAGAGCGGTATCCGCAATATCCAATGCTACGAACTCGGCATCCGTCCGGACACGGAAGGACGGGGCATGACCTCCAGCGGCATGATCGTGATCAATCCGCCATGGACCCTGATGGAGACGATGGCCCCGGCGCTGCCATATTTGTCGGAACTCTTGGGCAGTAACGGGGACGGAACCTGCTACAGCCGACAACTGGTCCCCGAATGA
- the pyrE gene encoding orotate phosphoribosyltransferase: protein MSSQHDEVIQIFKDSGALLEGHFLLRSGLHSAHFFQCAQVCQYMDKVTRLAELMVEKLKDFGATTVVGPAMGGLVIGQEVARQLGLRFLFLEKVDDKLALRRNFKFEPGEKVLIVEDVITRGGRVVEALEQCRKHGAEPVAVGVIVDRSQGQTQFDIPHFSLAELSFPTYEADKLPPELQGTEAVKPGS from the coding sequence ATGAGTTCACAACACGACGAGGTAATCCAGATCTTCAAAGACAGCGGCGCTCTGCTCGAGGGCCATTTCCTGCTTCGCTCCGGCCTGCACAGTGCACATTTCTTTCAATGCGCCCAAGTCTGCCAGTACATGGACAAAGTCACCCGTCTGGCTGAACTCATGGTGGAAAAGCTCAAGGACTTCGGTGCCACCACAGTCGTCGGCCCAGCCATGGGCGGACTCGTGATCGGCCAGGAAGTCGCACGTCAACTGGGCCTGCGTTTCCTCTTCCTTGAAAAGGTGGACGACAAACTCGCCCTGCGCCGCAACTTTAAATTCGAGCCCGGCGAAAAGGTACTGATCGTGGAAGACGTCATCACCCGCGGCGGCCGTGTGGTCGAAGCACTCGAACAATGCCGTAAGCATGGCGCGGAGCCCGTCGCAGTTGGCGTCATCGTGGACCGCAGCCAAGGCCAAACCCAGTTCGACATCCCACACTTCAGCCTCGCCGAGCTCAGCTTCCCGACCTACGAAGCCGACAAGCTCCCACCGGAACTGCAAGGCACCGAGGCGGTCAAGCCCGGTAGCTAA
- a CDS encoding LptF/LptG family permease, whose protein sequence is MLKLLHRHVLKEILVSTGLAMFLFVFVLLLGNVIREIAGLVAAGKLGFMVFLKLVGLLIPYVASYALPLGMLTGTLMALGRLSSQREITAMKSVGVSLYRLASPVFLIAFIGMVAAVLINLQFAPRAVVLRKQIMASAVSDNPVGFIEEKRFISEFPGYIIYLGGRDGKVMKDFWIWELDEQQRVHLFVRAAEGELQYNPGDSSLVLVLKNGTAEQRSSKNPEDFGSEPPDSVFFEQTSIALPLDQLFGESKKRRTRVSEMTFSQLMQARDVALQEEAETGESMSKQRMKVQMHLQENLAMAFSVFSLSIFGVPLAIQVGRKETYANLAIALVIALSYYFLMIMVSWLENYRGMRPDLLVWLPNIIFQGIALYLFQRANRH, encoded by the coding sequence ATGCTAAAACTCCTCCATCGCCACGTACTTAAAGAGATCCTCGTTTCCACGGGATTGGCGATGTTCCTCTTTGTCTTTGTGCTCCTGCTGGGCAATGTGATTCGTGAAATCGCGGGCCTCGTGGCCGCCGGTAAGCTCGGGTTCATGGTCTTTCTCAAGCTGGTCGGCTTGCTCATCCCCTATGTCGCCTCCTATGCGCTGCCCCTGGGCATGCTCACCGGGACCCTTATGGCCCTCGGGCGCCTCTCCTCTCAGCGGGAGATCACGGCCATGAAATCCGTCGGGGTCAGCCTCTACCGTCTGGCCTCGCCCGTCTTTCTCATTGCCTTTATCGGTATGGTTGCGGCTGTCCTGATCAACCTGCAGTTTGCACCCCGGGCCGTGGTCCTGCGTAAGCAGATCATGGCGAGTGCGGTCAGTGACAATCCGGTCGGATTCATCGAGGAGAAGCGCTTCATCAGCGAGTTTCCCGGCTATATCATCTATCTGGGCGGGCGTGACGGCAAGGTCATGAAAGACTTCTGGATCTGGGAGCTGGACGAACAGCAGCGGGTGCATTTGTTCGTGCGTGCGGCCGAGGGCGAGCTCCAGTATAATCCGGGGGACAGCTCGCTGGTGCTGGTGCTCAAGAACGGTACCGCCGAGCAGCGCTCCAGTAAGAATCCCGAGGATTTCGGTTCCGAGCCCCCGGATTCGGTCTTCTTCGAGCAGACTTCTATCGCCTTGCCGCTGGATCAGCTCTTCGGTGAGTCCAAGAAGCGCCGCACACGGGTCAGCGAGATGACTTTTTCCCAGTTGATGCAGGCGCGGGATGTAGCCCTGCAGGAGGAAGCGGAGACGGGCGAGAGTATGTCCAAGCAGCGGATGAAGGTGCAGATGCACCTGCAGGAAAACCTGGCCATGGCCTTTTCCGTGTTTTCGCTCTCCATTTTCGGGGTTCCTCTGGCTATTCAGGTCGGGCGCAAGGAAACTTATGCCAACCTCGCGATCGCGCTGGTGATCGCACTGTCCTACTACTTCCTCATGATCATGGTCAGTTGGCTGGAAAACTACCGTGGGATGCGGCCGGACCTGCTGGTCTGGCTGCCCAATATTATTTTCCAGGGGATTGCCTTGTATCTCTTCCAACGGGCGAATCGTCACTAG
- the pabB gene encoding aminodeoxychorismate synthase component I, translated as MAVLIERFGRRPGAFVLDSAQANDGLGAWSFFGADPFEQLGASGEGLDALRRRMQAYGMREFVPADDGQRPPFLGGAVGYLAYDYGRRLERIPEIARDDRQLPDMHFGLYDGIAAYHHATGRLYLVALGIRAPEAEVLQELKTIALQPGPDAGASAQPCECGPWEWNLSEAGFGAAVETVRSYIASGDVYQVNLSRRGRCTFQGEPLALYCALRTGNPAPYGAYLDCPDFTVLSTSPEQFLAKRGRDLVTRPIKGTRPRGTTPVEEARWEADLRGSEKDRAELLMIVDLERNDLGRVAEFGSVCVEGLYQLERYARVIHQTAQVKARLHADKDVYDAIEALFPGGSITGAPKIRAMEIIEELEPTRRGVYCGSVGYIGFDGDAEFNIAIRSLHLKNGWLDYQVGGGIVWDSRPESEFQETVDKGRAIHETIEQLCRKSS; from the coding sequence GTGGCTGTTTTGATTGAACGCTTTGGCCGCCGGCCTGGGGCCTTTGTCCTCGACAGTGCGCAAGCCAACGACGGTCTGGGCGCTTGGAGTTTTTTCGGGGCGGACCCGTTCGAGCAGCTGGGCGCTTCCGGTGAGGGGCTTGATGCACTGCGTCGCCGGATGCAGGCCTACGGGATGCGCGAGTTTGTGCCTGCAGACGACGGTCAGCGGCCGCCCTTCCTGGGTGGGGCGGTGGGCTACCTGGCCTATGACTACGGGCGGCGCCTCGAGCGGATCCCGGAAATCGCGCGTGATGACCGCCAACTGCCGGATATGCACTTCGGGCTCTACGATGGAATCGCAGCTTATCATCATGCGACGGGGCGGCTTTACCTGGTGGCTTTGGGGATCCGCGCACCGGAAGCGGAGGTCCTTCAGGAGCTTAAGACGATTGCCCTGCAGCCAGGTCCGGATGCCGGAGCCAGTGCACAGCCCTGTGAATGCGGGCCGTGGGAGTGGAACCTCTCCGAGGCCGGTTTTGGCGCAGCGGTAGAGACCGTTCGTAGCTATATCGCCAGTGGCGATGTGTATCAAGTCAACCTGTCACGACGGGGGCGCTGTACTTTCCAAGGAGAGCCACTAGCTCTTTATTGCGCTCTGCGCACCGGCAATCCGGCGCCCTATGGAGCCTACCTCGATTGTCCGGACTTTACCGTGCTCTCGACCTCGCCGGAGCAATTCCTGGCCAAGCGTGGCCGGGATCTGGTCACCCGCCCGATCAAGGGCACGCGCCCGCGTGGCACGACCCCGGTGGAGGAAGCCCGGTGGGAAGCCGACCTGCGCGGCTCCGAAAAGGACCGGGCGGAGCTGCTCATGATTGTGGACCTGGAGCGGAATGATCTAGGCCGGGTGGCGGAGTTCGGCTCTGTCTGCGTGGAGGGCTTGTATCAACTGGAGCGTTACGCCCGTGTGATCCACCAGACCGCCCAGGTCAAGGCCCGCTTGCATGCGGACAAGGATGTCTACGATGCGATTGAGGCCCTGTTTCCCGGAGGTTCTATTACGGGGGCACCGAAGATCCGCGCCATGGAGATCATCGAGGAACTGGAGCCCACCCGCCGTGGTGTCTACTGCGGGTCGGTCGGCTATATCGGTTTTGACGGGGATGCGGAATTCAATATCGCGATCCGCAGCCTGCACCTGAAGAACGGATGGCTCGACTATCAGGTCGGTGGCGGTATTGTCTGGGATTCCCGCCCGGAGAGTGAATTCCAGGAAACGGTCGATAAGGGCCGGGCGATCCACGAAACTATCGAGCAATTATGTCGGAAATCATCCTAG